ATATCGATATGCGCATTAATTGATGATAGAAATAAAACGTGTTCTGGTGATAAATGAATACTCGGCACTAATTTTTCATCACCCATTGACGCCCAAATTTGTAATTCTTTGTAACTGCATTTAGTAAAGAGTTCTGAAATCATAGGGCAACTATTAAACAATACAATTAATCTATCTAATGCTTCCTCGAAGCCCGATTCATATGTCGTTTTATCTTTAACAAAGATAATATTCTCTTCATAGCATTTGCCAGTTCTTATATTCCATATTTCACCTTTACGATTAACATTCAAGGCATTCAGACCTAAAGAGTCCGTGATAAATTCATCTGGTAATCCAAAGCCTGCTATTCTAATTGTAAATTGTTCCATAATTTCTATTAGCATAACGGAAAGGTATGCCGCGCCGCCGCTGTGCTCGGTTCAAGCGACGCAGGCCCCCGGCGTCGGCATGAACGGATTGTTAGCGACTCAAAAATTAATCAAAAAAAATGTTCCCATTATTATCTCGCGGGA
The Desulforegula conservatrix Mb1Pa DNA segment above includes these coding regions:
- a CDS encoding DUF4279 domain-containing protein, with amino-acid sequence MLIEIMEQFTIRIAGFGLPDEFITDSLGLNALNVNRKGEIWNIRTGKCYEENIIFVKDKTTYESGFEEALDRLIVLFNSCPMISELFTKCSYKELQIWASMGDEKLVPSIHLSPEHVLFLSSINAHIDIDII